A region from the Geobacter benzoatilyticus genome encodes:
- a CDS encoding phosphoglucomutase/phosphomannomutase family protein — translation MHQIVFGTSGWRGILCEDFTFENVKIVTQAIADHVASIGERGKGIIVAYDTRFMGERFAKETARVLAGSGIKAYFCKRDTPTPVIAFEIMRRGTAGAINFTASHNPPEYNGIKFSPSWAGPALPETTKDIERRANEMLGEVCYREMALDEAVRAGLVEEIDPREQYLADLETKIDFAAIASLGAIAVNPLYGTGRGYLEVPLMKHGANVRTFNMNRDPYFGGFPPEPSEKYIQDFIGLVKNDSEIKLGIATDGDADRFGIVDGDGTFIEPNYIIALLLDYLVRFRKMTGAVARSVATSHLVDAVAKKHGIEVIETPVGFKYVGELISQDRIIIGGEESAGLSIKGHVPEKDGILACFLVAEMVAREGMPVKALLERLYGEVGKFVTKRENITLSPSLETGYAAKQQQAPAEFAGLKVKEHVTVDGSKFILEDGSWLLFRKSGTEPVVRLYGEASGEAKLAAVMAAGKAFILG, via the coding sequence ATGCATCAGATTGTTTTCGGCACGTCGGGTTGGCGCGGTATTCTCTGCGAGGATTTTACCTTCGAGAACGTAAAAATCGTAACCCAGGCCATTGCCGATCATGTGGCGTCCATAGGAGAGCGGGGAAAGGGGATCATCGTCGCCTACGATACCCGCTTCATGGGTGAGAGGTTTGCCAAGGAAACCGCCAGGGTTCTTGCCGGTTCCGGCATCAAGGCCTATTTTTGCAAGCGCGATACTCCGACACCCGTTATTGCTTTCGAAATAATGCGGCGCGGGACTGCCGGCGCCATCAACTTTACTGCCAGCCATAATCCTCCGGAATACAACGGAATAAAATTTTCCCCCTCCTGGGCCGGGCCTGCCCTCCCAGAAACGACAAAAGATATCGAACGGCGTGCCAACGAGATGCTGGGCGAGGTCTGCTACCGCGAGATGGCGTTGGATGAGGCGGTGCGAGCCGGCCTGGTGGAGGAGATTGATCCCAGGGAGCAGTATCTTGCCGATCTGGAGACGAAGATCGATTTTGCCGCCATTGCTTCCCTCGGCGCCATCGCGGTAAATCCGCTCTACGGCACCGGCCGGGGGTATCTGGAAGTGCCGTTGATGAAGCACGGGGCTAACGTCAGAACTTTCAACATGAACCGTGATCCCTATTTCGGCGGGTTTCCCCCCGAGCCTTCCGAGAAATACATCCAGGATTTCATCGGGCTCGTGAAAAATGATTCCGAGATTAAACTGGGCATCGCCACCGATGGCGACGCCGACCGGTTCGGCATTGTGGATGGAGATGGAACCTTCATCGAGCCCAACTACATCATTGCGCTTCTCCTCGACTACCTGGTGAGGTTCCGGAAGATGACCGGCGCCGTGGCCCGCAGCGTTGCCACCTCGCACCTGGTGGATGCGGTGGCGAAAAAGCACGGCATCGAGGTAATCGAGACGCCGGTCGGCTTCAAGTACGTGGGCGAACTGATAAGCCAGGACCGCATCATCATCGGCGGCGAAGAGAGCGCCGGGCTTTCCATCAAGGGGCACGTCCCCGAGAAGGACGGCATCCTTGCCTGTTTCCTCGTGGCCGAGATGGTGGCCCGGGAGGGCATGCCGGTCAAGGCGCTGCTGGAGCGGCTCTACGGCGAGGTGGGCAAATTTGTGACGAAACGGGAGAATATAACCCTTTCACCGTCCCTGGAGACCGGGTATGCTGCAAAGCAGCAGCAGGCTCCGGCAGAGTTTGCCGGACTGAAGGTAAAAGAGCATGTCACGGTGGACGGGAGCAAGTTCATCCTGGAGGATGGCAGTTGGCTGCTGTTCCGCAAATCAGGTACCGAGCCGGTGGTCAGGCTCTACGGCGAGGCGTCCGGCGAAGCGAAGCTGGCGGCGGTCATGGCGGCGGGGAAGGCCTTCATCCTGGGGTGA
- a CDS encoding PxxKW family cysteine-rich protein: MQCQTVLPGTECTFWGKQGCIFTGGSCQVVVENCEGCERIVDGSIGKVCSAYPAPTKKWSAGICNFATHVKVEITSEELRVNPLKASKKASGGGKKK, translated from the coding sequence ATGCAGTGTCAAACAGTTCTTCCCGGTACCGAGTGTACCTTCTGGGGAAAGCAGGGTTGCATCTTCACCGGCGGTTCCTGTCAGGTTGTCGTTGAAAACTGTGAAGGATGCGAGCGCATTGTAGACGGCAGCATCGGCAAAGTGTGCAGCGCCTACCCGGCTCCCACCAAGAAGTGGTCTGCCGGTATCTGTAATTTTGCCACCCACGTAAAAGTGGAAATTACCAGCGAAGAACTTAGGGTGAACCCGCTCAAGGCCTCCAAGAAGGCTTCCGGTGGCGGCAAGAAGAAGTAA
- a CDS encoding NUDIX domain-containing protein: MSLHHLQCPRCGEQIKCYRNPVPTVDIIIETSEGIVLIERKNEPKGLALPGGFVDYGETLEAAAVREALEETSLHVTNLRLLGCYSDPARDPRQHNISTVFAAEASGTPAAADDAASLAVFPLNALPSTLCFDHRKILDDYLRFRELSSSRS, translated from the coding sequence ATGTCCTTGCACCATCTCCAATGTCCCCGCTGCGGCGAACAAATCAAGTGCTACCGAAACCCTGTCCCCACCGTAGACATCATTATCGAAACTTCAGAGGGGATCGTACTGATCGAGCGGAAAAACGAGCCGAAAGGACTGGCTCTTCCCGGCGGATTCGTGGACTACGGCGAAACCCTCGAAGCAGCCGCAGTGCGCGAGGCACTGGAAGAGACCTCCCTCCACGTCACCAACCTGCGCCTTCTCGGCTGTTACTCCGACCCTGCCCGCGACCCCCGTCAGCATAACATCTCCACCGTTTTCGCGGCTGAAGCTTCCGGGACGCCTGCGGCCGCCGATGATGCCGCCAGCCTGGCCGTATTTCCTCTCAACGCTCTCCCGTCAACCCTCTGCTTCGACCACCGGAAGATCCTCGACGACTACCTCCGCTTCCGGGAACTCTCCTCAAGCCGCAGCTAG
- a CDS encoding putative bifunctional diguanylate cyclase/phosphodiesterase: MDWFDAATRRLRSVAEGLKAPENQELEEVKSRTLIVVRTRWILLLFVGLYCLLAGSFFYFSRFGFFLSPSQQVLLFAALSAVVSYNLLLQFGIERIACCFRFLNFLQIILDLVLVTVLIHTSGGAASWFWPVYLIVTIEAAFLIEERRDVWFVGLCGGALYGEILSLEYFGLVPNVRMPFVEQKLHHDPLYLVLTWLWVSLLNAAMVAIASYLMTVIRRETVAVRDGEERLSTFLDTANDLILSISPDGRVLYVNEAWQRTLGYSAEEAAAVSFFDIIHPSSREQCCSEFKRVFSGDALGPLEAVFTAKDGRLVIVEGNLTCSDSSGDSPVIWSICRDITDRKHAEEQLYRLAHHDTLTGLPNRILFMDRLQQAKALANRYQHQVAILFLDLDRFKIINDTLGHPIGDRLLQQVAHRIVGCVREVDTVARIGGDEFTIILVNVDNPEDVKKMGQKILKTLAAPFLIDTYELFVTTSIGVSLYPTDGESLDHLVKKADIAMYYAKGEGRNNVQFYSPRMDENADKRLLLETSLRKALDNREFRVYYQPKVDIVTKKITAMEALIRWEHPLLGLVSPGEFIPLAEETGLIIPIGEWVLRAACMQNRQWLRQGLPQMRVAVNLSGYQFQQKNLLETIRGILGETGLSADLLELEITESVIMQNPDFAVSVLNQLRDLGVHISIDDFGTGYSSLAHLKRFSVNTLKIDKSFVRDVEINSADAAITTAIIAMGNSLNLKVIAEGVETEGQLSFLSDNNCDEVQGYLFSTPMPADKVAGFMREYGGMVEAG; the protein is encoded by the coding sequence TTGGACTGGTTCGACGCCGCAACGCGTCGTCTCAGAAGTGTGGCGGAAGGCCTTAAAGCTCCCGAAAATCAAGAGCTGGAAGAGGTTAAATCCCGCACCCTCATCGTCGTCAGAACGCGCTGGATTCTCCTTCTGTTTGTGGGGCTCTACTGCCTTTTAGCCGGAAGTTTCTTTTATTTCAGCCGATTTGGCTTTTTTTTGTCACCGTCCCAGCAGGTTCTCCTTTTTGCCGCACTTTCTGCGGTTGTCAGTTATAACCTCCTGCTGCAATTCGGTATTGAACGTATTGCCTGCTGTTTCCGCTTCCTCAATTTCCTGCAGATTATCCTCGATCTGGTTCTCGTTACGGTCCTGATTCATACGAGCGGTGGGGCGGCGAGCTGGTTCTGGCCCGTTTACCTGATCGTTACCATCGAGGCGGCTTTCCTTATCGAAGAAAGACGCGATGTGTGGTTTGTGGGGCTCTGTGGCGGAGCGCTCTACGGCGAAATCCTGTCTCTGGAATATTTCGGTCTCGTGCCCAATGTCAGGATGCCCTTTGTCGAGCAGAAGCTCCACCATGACCCGCTCTACCTGGTGCTGACCTGGTTATGGGTGTCGCTGCTCAATGCCGCCATGGTCGCAATAGCATCATATCTCATGACCGTTATCCGCCGGGAGACCGTTGCCGTCAGGGACGGCGAAGAACGCCTCTCCACATTCCTCGATACCGCCAATGATTTGATTCTCAGCATTTCTCCCGACGGACGGGTCCTCTACGTGAACGAGGCGTGGCAGCGCACGCTCGGCTATTCCGCCGAAGAGGCTGCCGCCGTTTCTTTCTTCGATATCATTCATCCATCGAGCCGGGAACAATGTTGTTCTGAATTCAAGCGCGTTTTTTCAGGCGATGCCCTGGGGCCCCTGGAGGCTGTCTTTACGGCAAAGGACGGCCGATTGGTTATTGTTGAGGGGAACCTCACCTGTTCCGACTCTTCCGGCGATTCTCCCGTAATCTGGAGCATCTGCCGTGATATTACCGATCGGAAACATGCCGAGGAGCAACTTTACCGCCTTGCCCATCACGATACCCTTACGGGCTTGCCGAACCGCATCCTTTTCATGGACCGGCTCCAGCAGGCCAAGGCCCTGGCGAACCGCTACCAGCATCAGGTGGCGATACTTTTCCTGGATCTCGACCGCTTCAAGATTATCAATGACACCCTCGGGCACCCCATTGGCGACCGTCTTTTGCAGCAGGTTGCCCACCGGATAGTTGGTTGCGTGCGTGAAGTTGACACCGTGGCACGCATAGGCGGCGACGAATTCACCATAATCCTCGTCAATGTCGATAATCCGGAAGATGTGAAGAAAATGGGGCAAAAGATTCTGAAAACCCTGGCAGCCCCTTTCCTTATCGATACCTATGAGCTTTTTGTCACCACGAGCATCGGAGTTTCCCTCTATCCCACCGATGGCGAGAGCCTGGACCATCTGGTGAAAAAGGCCGATATCGCCATGTACTATGCCAAGGGAGAGGGGCGGAACAACGTGCAGTTTTACTCTCCCCGCATGGACGAAAACGCCGACAAGCGCCTTCTGCTGGAGACGAGCCTGCGCAAGGCCCTCGACAATCGGGAGTTCCGGGTCTACTACCAGCCGAAGGTCGATATCGTTACCAAGAAGATTACCGCCATGGAGGCGCTGATCCGATGGGAACACCCCCTACTCGGCCTGGTGTCTCCCGGGGAGTTTATCCCGTTGGCTGAAGAGACGGGGCTCATCATCCCCATCGGCGAGTGGGTGCTCCGGGCCGCCTGTATGCAGAACCGGCAGTGGCTCCGGCAGGGGCTGCCCCAAATGCGCGTTGCGGTGAACCTGTCGGGCTATCAGTTCCAGCAGAAAAATCTCCTGGAGACGATTCGTGGGATTCTGGGAGAGACCGGACTTTCCGCCGATTTGCTGGAACTGGAAATTACCGAGAGCGTCATCATGCAGAACCCGGACTTTGCCGTCTCGGTGCTCAACCAGTTGCGGGACCTAGGCGTGCATATCTCCATCGACGATTTCGGCACCGGCTATTCTTCCCTGGCGCACCTGAAGAGGTTTTCGGTCAATACGCTCAAGATCGACAAGTCATTCGTGCGCGATGTGGAGATAAACTCGGCAGATGCCGCCATAACGACCGCCATCATCGCCATGGGGAACAGCCTTAACCTGAAAGTTATCGCTGAAGGGGTTGAGACCGAGGGGCAGCTGTCATTCCTCTCCGACAACAATTGCGATGAGGTGCAGGGATATCTGTTCAGTACCCCGATGCCGGCGGACAAGGTTGCCGGGTTCATGCGGGAGTATGGCGGCATGGTTGAGGCGGGCTAG
- the gcvH gene encoding glycine cleavage system protein GcvH gives MDFPEELKYSKEHLWVRVEGARAVIGITDYVQDVLGTIFTVELPAVGDELEQDDSFGALEGRKGPSELYAPVSGTVLEVNEELEAAPEMLNDDPYDGGWIAVVEMDDPEELKSLLSAEDYIESVGEDENEEE, from the coding sequence ATGGACTTCCCTGAGGAACTGAAATACAGCAAAGAACACTTGTGGGTTAGGGTAGAGGGCGCCCGGGCGGTAATCGGGATTACCGACTATGTGCAGGATGTCCTGGGCACCATTTTCACCGTCGAGCTTCCAGCCGTCGGCGATGAGCTGGAGCAGGACGATTCCTTCGGCGCCCTCGAAGGGCGCAAGGGTCCGTCCGAGCTTTATGCCCCCGTCAGCGGCACGGTGCTTGAGGTGAATGAAGAACTGGAAGCGGCTCCGGAAATGCTGAACGATGACCCCTATGACGGGGGATGGATCGCCGTGGTCGAGATGGATGATCCGGAAGAACTTAAATCCCTCTTGTCAGCCGAGGACTATATCGAGTCGGTCGGCGAGGACGAAAACGAGGAAGAATAG
- the nifU gene encoding Fe-S cluster assembly protein NifU, translating to MWDYTEKVREHFLNPRNVGDIPDADAVGEVGSLACGDALKLYIKLDDAKERIADAKFQTFGCASAIASSSALTEIIKGKTLDEALATTNQEIADFLGGLPEEKMHCSVMGQEALEVAIAKYRGGPVPTHHDHGHEEVEPGEIVCKCFGLTDTFLKKVIEANKLTTTDQVTHFTKAGGACGGCLPRIKELIDEVLGTHQVEERKRPEKLTNLRKMQLIQETLEKEIRPLLWADGGDLELVDIAGGDVQIAFRKACAGCSASGNTAKFVEAKLRELVADDITVTEVEG from the coding sequence ATGTGGGATTATACTGAAAAGGTTCGGGAACACTTCCTGAACCCCAGAAACGTGGGCGATATACCTGATGCGGACGCGGTGGGAGAGGTGGGAAGCCTTGCCTGCGGCGACGCCCTCAAGCTCTATATCAAACTCGACGATGCCAAGGAGCGGATCGCCGACGCCAAGTTCCAGACCTTCGGCTGTGCCAGCGCCATCGCATCCTCTTCGGCCCTGACAGAAATCATCAAGGGAAAGACCCTCGACGAGGCCCTGGCCACCACCAACCAGGAAATTGCCGATTTTCTCGGCGGGCTCCCCGAGGAAAAGATGCACTGCTCGGTCATGGGGCAGGAGGCCCTTGAGGTGGCCATCGCCAAGTACCGCGGCGGTCCGGTGCCGACCCATCACGACCATGGCCACGAGGAAGTGGAGCCGGGGGAGATTGTCTGCAAATGTTTCGGCCTCACCGATACCTTCCTGAAAAAGGTCATCGAAGCCAACAAGCTCACTACCACCGACCAGGTGACCCACTTCACCAAGGCCGGCGGCGCCTGTGGCGGCTGCCTCCCCAGAATCAAGGAACTGATCGACGAGGTGCTCGGCACCCATCAGGTGGAAGAGCGGAAGAGACCGGAAAAACTCACCAACCTCCGCAAGATGCAGCTCATCCAGGAGACTCTGGAAAAGGAAATCCGGCCTCTCCTCTGGGCCGATGGCGGCGACCTGGAGCTGGTGGACATCGCCGGCGGCGACGTGCAGATTGCCTTCCGCAAGGCCTGTGCAGGCTGTTCCGCCTCGGGAAACACGGCCAAGTTCGTGGAAGCCAAGCTGCGGGAACTGGTCGCCGATGACATCACCGTCACGGAGGTGGAGGGATGA
- a CDS encoding menaquinone biosynthetic enzyme MqnA/MqnD family protein, producing MSLTIGHIDYLNCTPIFTALQNSMDCSGYHFVRGVPSCLNRKLAEGEIDVCPSSSIEYGKYPDRYLILPELCISSIGPVKSVLLFSTVPLERLDGAVIGMTTESDTSVNLLRIILATFQGYTNRFERTGLPLAEALNSYPAVLLIGDQALRGALGRGDFHVYDLGELWYRATGLPFVFALWFVRRDTVAAKPAEVARLASDFVRAKKLAYDSYPTIASMVPERAWIDPDALVDYWKIISYDLTAAHLEGLKLFYSHAAALGVLPAVPEVRLYQGGRGV from the coding sequence ATGTCTCTTACCATAGGGCACATCGACTATCTGAATTGCACCCCCATATTCACGGCTCTGCAGAACAGCATGGATTGCAGCGGCTACCATTTTGTCAGGGGAGTGCCTTCTTGCCTCAACCGCAAGCTTGCCGAAGGCGAGATTGATGTCTGCCCGTCATCGTCCATAGAATACGGTAAATATCCCGACCGCTACCTCATCCTGCCGGAGCTTTGCATCAGTTCCATCGGGCCGGTTAAAAGTGTCCTGCTGTTCTCAACGGTGCCCCTGGAACGCCTTGACGGCGCCGTTATCGGTATGACTACTGAGTCCGACACCTCGGTTAATCTCCTTCGGATTATCCTCGCCACTTTCCAGGGGTACACCAATCGTTTCGAGCGTACCGGGCTCCCGCTTGCGGAGGCTCTCAACTCCTATCCCGCAGTGCTTCTTATCGGCGACCAGGCGCTCCGGGGGGCTCTCGGCAGGGGTGATTTCCACGTCTATGACCTGGGGGAGTTGTGGTATCGCGCGACGGGGCTTCCCTTTGTCTTTGCGCTCTGGTTTGTACGCCGGGATACCGTCGCTGCCAAGCCCGCGGAGGTTGCACGGCTGGCCTCCGACTTTGTCCGGGCAAAGAAGCTTGCCTATGATTCATATCCCACCATAGCTTCCATGGTGCCGGAGAGGGCGTGGATAGATCCCGACGCCCTCGTGGATTACTGGAAGATCATATCATACGATCTGACCGCGGCCCATCTGGAGGGGTTGAAACTGTTCTATTCCCATGCGGCAGCACTTGGCGTGCTTCCGGCCGTTCCGGAGGTCAGGTTGTATCAAGGGGGGCGTGGCGTGTGA
- the nifS gene encoding cysteine desulfurase NifS gives MKEIYMDNNATTKVDEAVFEEMRPYFCELYGNPSSMHFFGGQVQKKVDEARHRVASLLGASTEEIVFTACGTESDNAAIRSAIEVYPERRHIITTRVEHPAVLTLCRNLSKRGYRITELNVDGEGRLDMNELRSAVDEDTAIVSVMWANNETGVVFPIDEIGKIVKEKGKGAFFHTDAVQAVGKIPINMASSTVDMLSISGHKLHAPKGIGVLYVRKGVPFRPFMVGGHQEHNRRAGTENTAAIIALGKACELAGQWMEDENTRVKAMRDRLQSKLLELIPRARINGGEAERLPNTLSIAFEFVEGEAILMLLSEKGICASSGSACTSGSLEPSHVLRAMGVPFTCAHGSVRLSLSRFNTEEEVDTVIRELPPIIQRLREMSPFGREFLNS, from the coding sequence ATGAAAGAGATCTACATGGACAACAACGCCACCACCAAGGTGGATGAGGCTGTCTTTGAGGAGATGCGCCCCTATTTCTGCGAGCTCTACGGCAACCCCAGCTCCATGCATTTTTTCGGCGGCCAGGTCCAGAAGAAGGTGGACGAGGCGAGGCATCGCGTGGCTTCCCTCCTGGGCGCCTCCACTGAAGAGATCGTGTTCACCGCCTGCGGCACCGAGAGTGACAACGCCGCTATCCGCTCGGCCATAGAGGTCTACCCGGAGCGCCGCCACATCATCACCACCCGCGTCGAGCATCCGGCGGTGCTGACCCTCTGCCGCAACCTCTCCAAACGGGGATACCGGATCACCGAACTGAACGTGGACGGCGAGGGGCGGCTGGATATGAACGAACTGCGCTCGGCCGTGGACGAAGATACCGCCATCGTATCGGTCATGTGGGCCAATAACGAAACCGGCGTGGTTTTCCCCATCGATGAGATCGGAAAAATCGTCAAGGAGAAGGGGAAGGGAGCATTCTTCCACACCGACGCCGTACAGGCGGTGGGGAAAATCCCCATCAACATGGCCTCTTCGACGGTGGACATGCTTTCCATTTCGGGGCACAAACTCCATGCCCCCAAGGGGATCGGGGTTCTCTACGTCCGCAAGGGGGTGCCGTTCCGCCCCTTCATGGTCGGGGGGCACCAGGAGCACAACCGCCGCGCCGGCACCGAAAATACCGCCGCCATCATTGCCCTGGGCAAGGCGTGCGAACTGGCCGGCCAGTGGATGGAGGACGAGAACACCCGCGTTAAGGCCATGCGCGACCGGCTACAGTCAAAGCTTCTGGAGCTGATTCCCCGGGCAAGGATCAATGGCGGCGAGGCGGAGCGCCTTCCCAACACCCTCTCCATCGCCTTTGAATTCGTGGAAGGGGAAGCAATCCTGATGCTGCTTTCGGAAAAGGGAATCTGCGCCTCTTCGGGGAGCGCCTGTACCTCAGGCTCCCTGGAGCCGTCCCATGTGCTGCGGGCCATGGGGGTGCCGTTTACCTGTGCCCACGGCTCCGTACGCTTGTCCCTCTCCCGCTTCAATACCGAGGAGGAGGTCGATACCGTCATCCGGGAGCTGCCGCCCATCATCCAGCGGCTTCGGGAAATGTCCCCCTTCGGACGGGAGTTTCTTAACAGCTGA
- the accC gene encoding acetyl-CoA carboxylase biotin carboxylase subunit: MFHKVLIANRGEIALRVIRACKELGIKTVAVYSTADKDSLHVKLADESVCIGPAPSLQSYLNINAIISAAELTDAEAIHPGYGFLSENAAFAEICENCGITFIGPSSESMRIMGDKISARQAVIKEDVPILPGTKEGVNDVNEAIKIAKGIGFPVIIKATAGGGGRGMKIVHSPATLPNAFATARAEAQAGFGNPEVYIEKYCEEPRHVEIQIMADKHGNVVHLGERDCSIQRRHQKIIEEAPCPVMTPALRKAMGDAAVRAAKAVGYDSVGTVEFLLDKNMNFYFMEMNTRVQVEHPVTEMITGIDIVREQIRSAAGHKLRYKQSDIKIHGHAIECRINAEDPVKFTPCPGKITGYHTPGGLGVRVDSFVYSQYSVVPHYDSLISKLIVHADTREDAIRRMARALDEYIIEGIKTTIPFHKRIMANKDFMEGLVDTAFLERIVLE; encoded by the coding sequence ATGTTCCATAAAGTTCTGATCGCAAACCGGGGCGAGATCGCCCTTCGGGTCATTCGAGCCTGCAAGGAGCTGGGTATCAAGACGGTGGCCGTCTATTCCACTGCCGACAAGGATTCCCTTCATGTCAAGCTGGCTGATGAAAGTGTCTGCATCGGCCCGGCGCCCAGTCTCCAGAGCTATCTCAATATCAATGCCATCATCAGTGCCGCAGAGTTGACCGATGCCGAAGCAATTCATCCCGGCTACGGCTTCCTGTCGGAAAATGCCGCATTTGCCGAGATCTGCGAGAATTGCGGCATCACCTTCATCGGCCCTTCATCCGAAAGCATGCGGATCATGGGTGACAAGATCAGCGCCCGCCAGGCCGTCATCAAAGAGGATGTTCCGATCCTCCCCGGCACCAAGGAGGGTGTGAACGATGTTAACGAGGCGATCAAGATCGCCAAGGGGATCGGTTTCCCGGTCATCATCAAGGCAACGGCGGGCGGCGGCGGACGGGGGATGAAGATCGTCCATTCTCCCGCAACCCTTCCCAATGCTTTCGCCACCGCACGGGCCGAGGCCCAGGCAGGCTTCGGCAATCCCGAGGTCTACATCGAGAAGTACTGCGAAGAGCCGCGCCATGTGGAGATTCAGATCATGGCCGACAAGCATGGCAATGTGGTCCACCTGGGCGAGCGCGACTGTTCCATCCAGCGCCGGCACCAGAAGATCATCGAAGAGGCGCCGTGCCCCGTCATGACCCCGGCTCTCCGCAAGGCCATGGGAGATGCCGCGGTTCGGGCCGCCAAGGCCGTGGGGTATGACAGTGTCGGCACCGTCGAGTTTCTGCTGGACAAGAACATGAATTTCTACTTCATGGAAATGAATACCAGGGTGCAGGTAGAGCACCCCGTCACCGAGATGATTACCGGCATCGACATCGTTCGGGAACAGATCCGTTCGGCTGCCGGGCACAAGCTTCGCTACAAGCAGAGCGACATCAAGATCCATGGCCATGCAATCGAGTGCCGCATCAATGCCGAGGATCCGGTGAAGTTCACGCCGTGCCCGGGGAAGATTACCGGTTACCATACCCCCGGCGGGTTGGGCGTGCGGGTCGATTCCTTCGTCTACTCCCAGTATTCGGTGGTTCCCCACTACGATTCCCTCATTTCCAAGCTCATCGTCCACGCCGATACCCGCGAGGATGCCATCCGCCGCATGGCAAGGGCTTTGGACGAGTACATAATCGAGGGAATCAAGACGACGATTCCGTTCCATAAGCGAATCATGGCCAATAAGGACTTCATGGAAGGACTTGTGGATACCGCCTTCCTTGAGCGTATCGTACTGGAGTAG